GACAGCACTCACTTAATCACCTCCCAGTGACCGGCTTTAGTTGAGCCGGTACGCTTCAATTTCCCTGATTTTTTAAGCTTTTCAAGGTGGTACTTCACCCCATCCGGGGTAATATCCAGCCGTTCTGCCAACTGTTTACGGGTTAATTCAGGATTCCGCCGCAGAAGAGCAAGAATCTGTTCCTGTGTCGTTTGTTGTATTGTTTCCAGGAGAGCGCCCTGAAGAATTTCTTGGGTAGTTTCTTGGGTAGTTTCTTGGGTAGTTTCTTGGGTAGTTACCTGAAGAGCTTCTTGGATAGTTTCTGGTCCCGCTATCCGGCTCCCCTCTATCTCAGTCAAATACTCAGACGAATAATGAAAAATAGTCCAGACACCCTGGGGTTCTAACTGCCATTCAGGCAATGAAGATTCCGCTTCAATACAGGCTTGCTGTATACGTTCAATCCCCCGGCCCCAGGATTCAATTAACCCTGCACGAAAAAACACATTGGCAATATCCGGGTTAAAAGGGCGGGACGCATGCTTTGCCATCAGATCATCCACCGACCAGCTATCGGGCAGTATCCCGGGATTCCAGATCATCAGTTTATGGGGGTATACACTGATTTGAATCGGTATCGAGCTGGCGTAATCCTTGTGGGTCACCGTATTAAGCAGGGCTTCGCGTAACCCCGCCAAAGGCACGGGATAAGTCTCCTGACGATGTAATCCGTCATAACTGATAAGGGCTTTAAAATATTTACGCTGCAGGGTTTCAATGGTCTGTTCAACCTGACTAAACAGATCACCATGAATCTCATCCTGATAGCGCAGGTCGGTATTGTCATGCTCAAAGTAACCGATTTTAATCCAGGCACCGGAGACAAAACCTTCCGGGTCGGGGTGAAACAGCAAAGCTGCAGCCCGTTTAAGATAATCGCCGCTTACCAGGCGCAAACGCTCAAGCAGGAGTTTGTCGCTGTCGTCTAATACTTTTTCCGGCAGGCGCTGGCTATTAATCGCCCGCTGACGAAACGCTTGCAACACAACACTATCTAAATCGCTACTCTGTAATCCCGGCAGTGGCAGAGCATCCCAGTGCAGCCCCTGTTTCTTCAACAGAAAACGGTCAAGCGCCGGGCCTTTTAACTCCTGTTTGGTACTGCCACTACGATAATGGTACTGCCCCTTATAACTGACCGGATAAGGGTAGGGTTCAACCACAATCTCCAGCAGCTTTTTGTTATTAACTTCCAGCAGATTGACATCCACCATAATGCCCAACAGGTCTCGCACTTTGTTAGGGATGCTTTCGAGCAGCTCCCGGGCATTGTTAATACCCAGATCCTTGCCCCTGTCATCACGCCCAACAATTAATACACCGCCATCCGCATTGGCGAAGCCGCAAAGCCACTTAATGTACTCATCGCGCCAGGATTCCTTCCACTCTGTATTCTGCGATTCACTCATACCAGTCGCGTTCTCCCTGTCAGTAGTTCCTGCATCATGCCTTGTTTGAGATTTTGGGTTTTGATTAGGCGTTGATCTAACTTATCCAACTCATCATCCATTGATGAAAAAACAGCCGCTATTTGATTTTGCTCTTCTAAGTTCGGAGCTTCAAATTCAAAGGTCACAAAGTCCTTTTGATATAAATGCGTTATCGTTGAGCCGGCAGTGATCCTGTTAAGGAAATCATCAAAAATTCTCGATGACAAAATATAAAACAGATACATCGGATTAAAAGCATTTTGAACAGGTCGTATAACAAATACTCCACTATTTAATGTTGCAGGGCCATTAAGCTTGTCAACATAGCCAACCTTTCCAATGGTTCCATCTTTAGTCAGTAGAACATCACCATTTGTTAACTGTATATTTCTATCTTGGCTATATCTCCACTCATCTACGTAATGACAGGTAGACCAATTTACACGGCCGCCTTTAAAATCTGTGCCTGTGACAAGATAAAAATCGCCTTGATCTAAGTACTCAGTAGTTGTAAGAGCTTGCCAACCAATTCTGGCTTTGAGATCAGCATCCCTATTCATGGAAACAGTTTTCCAATCCTCTTCAAAACCTGGCAGACGCTTTTTGCCGGTAAGAAGTTGCTGCATAGCGGCGGTTTTAATCGCGCGTTTTTTTGCTATCAGTTTTTCGAGTGAGGTGATGAGGGCATCGACATCGGAAAGTGCGGTGGCTATGGCGGTTTGTTCTTTCGTGCTTGGGACTAAAAATTCAAGCTTATTGATTTTATCCAACGTCAACCGTGTAATGGCATTACCAGACATCGCAACCTGGACAGCTTGTTGGAATGAAGGTGACATAATTTGCTGCAGAAAATATTGGGAAGAATATATTTCCTTGCTGACACGTAGAAAAGCAACGCTAGATAACAAGCTGAACTCGTCGTTAATATTATTTAGCGCCGCATTCCCAGTATTTGCTCCATCCTTCGTTAGAAGGATGTCCCCCTTTCTCACATCACATCTTTTATAAATACTTTTATGTTGTTTTTCATCAATATATTCAGCTGAGCTTAAATCAAGCTTGCCCGGTCGAATATTTTTAGACGTTACGTAAAGATAATCATTACCACCGATTTTTGGAGAAAAATGGGTCCCGTCTTGTATTTTTATGAAAATATCACGCGCAGTTTTTATCAACCACTCCTCTGGAATAGTCCCAAGCTCTGTTTTCTTATACCCCTCCGACACCAACTGCTCCTCCACACTACTCACCACTGCAACCCCATCATTTTCAGATGCTCATCAACTTTGCCGCTCAGCACCTCAACATCCTGGGATAGTGCTGACAAAGGTTCGGCATAACGCTCTTCCAGGGTTTTAACCCGGTTGGCCAGTTGCTGCGTCACCCGCTCAATCTCAGCAATCACCGTAGCCCGCAAGGTCGCCAGCCATTTATCTTCGACGATCAGCGTTTTAATCTCCGCTTCCGTCAGTTGTGGATATTTTTCCAGGGTGATTTTGTCCAGTGCCTCCTGCGCGGTTTTAACCGCCCTCTTATACTCCGCTTCTGTTTCAAGCAGCGTTTTCACCCGTTTCAATGCCGTCACTTCATCTGTCTCGATGGCATGTTTTAATCGCGCAGTCACACTCGCTTTATTCACCTTGCCGCTATCGTTGATCGCCTCTTCTAACAGCCCCCCTTCAACCCCATGCTCTTCAACATAGGTTTCCAGTTCCTGAGTAGCGGCATCCAGTGAGGCTTTCAACGCATCTATTGCTGACTGCTGTTCGGAAAAAAATCGCTGTATGATCAATGCCGGGGGAATCACGGCCGCTTTATACTTGGCTTTATTTACGATCAGATCCGGTGTCTCTTTGAGTTTTTCGCCCTTTTTAACCACCAGCTGACGAATATCATTGGCAGTGTTCCAACCGTCCTGAGTAATGACATAAACGTCGTCCTGCATCACCTCTACCCAGTAGTTCATGATAATTTGGTACATATCATAACGGTCTAACAGTGGTGCAGCGGTGTACGCTTGCAGCAGGCTTTCAGAGATGCGGTGGATAATGGCTTTCGGCAGTTCACTCCCGTCGATATCAGAAAGTTTGGCATCGATTGTCCACTGCTCAAACAGCGACACTGAGCTCTGTGCGAACTGTTTAAACTCGGGGTGAGCAAGAATAGTGTTTTTCACCTCGGTCGCTTTGACTAAAGCCCGGCTATAGCCGTCACGCTCAGCTTCAAACAGCGAGTTACGCAGAGTCGGAAACACCTGCCAATAGGGTGCCAGGGCATCAATATCCCGATTTGGAATACCGCCGCTCAGATGGGCACTGAGATCGTGCAGATCTTCCGCCGCTGAGCTGTCGATATAGCGGGGAATATTGAGGTTGTAATCATTACCGGCGATCTCATCAAAGCCAACCATGCGGCTGTAACCGATCTGTTCTAGCTGATGGTTAAACACATCGACAATTTTATGGATATCCTGATCACGCAGCCGGTTCTTCGGCCCATCTTTCATAAAGCCTTTACCTGCATCGACCATAAAGATGCCGCTGTCAGTGTTTGTCAGCCGCTCCCTGGCACCCGCTTTGTCGATTACCAGAATGCAGGCGGGGATACCGGTGCCATAAAACAGGTTAGCGGGTAACCCAATAATACCTTTGATATAGCCCTGTTTAATCAGATTACGGCGAATATCCGCTTCGGCATTACCCCGAAAAAGTACACCGTGAGGCAGAATAACTGCGCCCTTACCGGTACTTTTCAGCGATTTAAGAATATGCAGCAGAAAGGCATAGTCACCGTTCTTTTCTGGCGGAATACCGTATTCAAAACGGGAGAATTGATCCTCTTGCGGCAGAAAGCCGGTGTTCCAGGCCTTAAAGGAAAACGGCGGGTTAGCCACGGCAAAATCAAAAGTTTTCAGTGAGGCATTGTCTTGTTTGTACTCGGGTTCGGCCAGGGTACTGTGGCCTCCCGGTGCTATTTCGGCATCGGCATTGTTGTGCAAAATCATATTCATGCGACACAGTGCCGTGGTGGCTACATCTTTTTCCTGCCCATAAATGGTTAACCCGTTACTGGCCTCGTCTGCCGCTTTCAACAACAACGACCCTGAGCCACAGGTTGGGTCATATACCGTCTGATCTTGTGCTGTCTCTTTCGTAATACCCACCACTTTAGCCAGAATACGGGATACTTCTGCTGGCGTATAGAACTGGCCTTTGCTTTTACCGGACTCGGTCGCAAAGTTTCGCATCAGGTATTCGTAAGCATCGCCCAGCAGATCATCGCCCTGTGCACTGTTGCCGCCAAAATCCAGCCCCTCGAAAATACCGATCAGCTTACTGAGACGGTCAACCATCTCCTTGCCTTTACCCAGGCGTTCTTCATCGTTGAAATCATTATCTTTGTTGGCCAACCAGGGTAGATCGTTCTCTTTCGCAATGCCATCCAGCGCAATATTGAGCTTCTCACCGATCTCTTTATCGCCCTTCAGGCTCACCAGATCAGCAAAGGCACAACCTGCTGGCACTACAATCATCGCTTTTGGGTCTGTCTGGTATTTATCTGACACATACTTAAGAAACAGAAAGGTAAGCACATAATCTTTATACTGAGAGGCATCCATACCACCTCGCAGTTCATCACAACTTGCCCAAAGGGAGGAGTAAAGCTCGGTCTTCTTAATGGCCATATTTATCCTAAATAAATCTTTCTAAACACCCGAAGAAAATGAAAACTTGGCTACGGGCGAAACAACTAATACCGATGCAGCAGGCGACTAATATTAAAGATGAACAATACTACGCCACTCCCTCAGCTCAAAGAGAAAACAAGGCTCAGGCAGTTTTCAGCATGATGAGATAGTAAGCAGGCAAGCCAATGAATAGTCGGATACGGCGAGGTAAGTAAAAATGTAAAAACTGATCCATGATCTATCCCTGTTTAGCGGAAAAATCCATTACGGTTAAACATCAATTACAAGATCATACCAGCTTATAACTGACACGTAGAACCCCTCTCTCACTCAGAATGGGCTATCCATTATCTTATTCGGCTCAGTTTGTGAGCCGATTAGCTCATTTATTCGGCTCATAGGCTAATAAAGGCACAAAACAGAAACTGCAGACACAAAAAAACCAGCAAGATGCTGGTCTGATGGTTTCCTCTACTCTTGAATTTTGAGGAGGAAGGAATTGGTGGAGCCTAGCGGGATCGAACCGCTGACCTGTTCGCTGCCAGCGAACCGCTCTCCCAGCTGAGCTAAGGCCCCAATACCAAGTGGCGGCTATATTAATCATGGTGCATTCCAGAGTCAAGCAAAGTTGGTGTTTAACATGGGCTAAAACCCTCTTCCTTTTCAACTGCTTATTTAAAGTTACTCACTCTGATTAAGAAAGGCTCATCGCAGGTTCTGGTGGAACAGAGAATACGTGGTGGTTTTGATAGAACTCAGCCTATCGGGACATGCTTTTTGTGGGAGCTGCGCCCTCGCGGCGATAGATTTATTTTATTGCCTAACGAGGGTTTTATCGCGACGGGCACCCAAAGGGCATGCAAGCGTCACTCCTACAAGTGCTTTTGATTGATTTAATCTCTATGCCCTCGGTGTTCTCTGTGGTTAAGCGCTCTTTAATCTCGTAATTCTGTGAGAGCCACGTTCTCGCGGTGATTAATTAATTTTTTTTATTGCCTGCTGAAGGCTTTATCGCGACGGGGCGTCGCTCCTACAGGTTAATACAAAAACAAAAAAAGCCCCGCAGTGCGGGGCTTTGAATTTATCAAAAACAGCTTGGGCGTTTAAGCCTCTGACAGCGCTTTAGCGACGTCGCGGTACTCTTTTTCCCAGCGCTTCGCTTCTTTCTTCGATGGCCCGCCGACGGTGTTCAGTGCATGACGTACACGGGCACGGCTCATGTCCGGGCCGAGGATCTGCATAGAGTCAACGACTGATACACTCTGGCTGGTGCCGGCAATCGCCACAAAGATTGGGAAGAGTACGTCGCGGATCTTATAATCCATCGCTTCACCCAGTACTTTAAACTGAGCGAACAGGTGGTCTTTTTCCCAGTTCTGTTCAGTATCCAGCATCCAGGAAGCAAACTGCAAAATCCGGCGGGTATCTTCCAGCTGGAGCTTCTTATGCTCAAAGCTCTCTGTCGTGATCGGGAGCATTCCGGATAACAGGAAAGAGGATACCGGTGCTACATCGGTGAACTTTTCTACCCGTTGTTTGATTAGCGGAATAATCTGCATCAGGTATTCAGGGTTCAGCGCCCATTTCTGGAACTCTGCGGCAAACTGTTCATCGGACAGCTCTTCACGAATCCACAGACCGTTAAGCCAGCTGAGTTTTTCCTGATCAAAGATCGGGCCACCCAGTGAGACACGGTTGATATCGAAATGCTCGACCATCTCTGCCAGCGAGAACTTCTCGCGCTCATCCGGCATCGACCAGCCCATACGCGCCAGGTAGTTGATCAGTGCTTCAGCCATGTAGCCCATACGCTGATAGTAGATGATGCTGGTTGGGTTCTTACGCTTAGACAGCTTGGACTTGTCAGGGTTACGCAGCAGTGGCATGTGGCACAGCTGCGGCATATCCCAACCGAAGTAGCTATATAGCAGCTGATGCTTTGGCGCTGAGTTAATCCACTCTTCGCCTCGCAGTACGTGAGTGATCTCCATCAGGTGATCATCCACTACGTTCGCCAGGTGGTAAGTCGGCATACCATCTGACTTCATCAGAATCTGACAGTCCACCTGAGACCATTCCACTTCGATGCTGCCACGGAGCATATCGTCAAAGACGCAAACGCCCTCTTCCGGTACTTTCATGCGGACAACATACGGCTCATCCGCCGCTTCCCGCTTAGCCACTTCGTCAGCAGGCAGTGCCAGATCGCTCTCTTTCAGCGCACTTTGCAGCCCCTGTTCACGGCGCTGATTACGCAGCTGATCCAGCTCTTCTGAGGTGCGGTAACATTTAAAGGCTTTTCCGCCATCGAGCAGCATTTGCGTATGCGTCTTATAGATGTCGCTACGCTCGCTCTGACGGTATGGACCGAATGGGCCTGGCTTATCCGGGCCTTCTGCCCATTCCAGACCTAACCAGCGCAACGAATCAAAAATAGCCTGTTCAGATTCAACAGTGCTGCGGGTCTGATCGGTATCTTCGATACGCAGGATAAACTCGCCTCCGTGTTGACGGGCGAAAGCCATGTTAAACAGAGCAATATAGGCGGTGCCTACGTGCGGGTCACCGGTTGGGGACGGCGCGATACGGGTACGTACTGTCATCAGAAAATATGCATCCAGACTGATTAAAGGGAATTGCCGCGCATTATACCCGCTCCTCTGATCAGCGCCTACCGTAACTGTCGATAAGCCTCCTTTATCAGGCGAGTATTTCTGCAGCATAATGCTGCGTCGCACAAAACTGGTGCGCTTTTTCCTTTTCAGTCTCTACCTTTAACGCTGTGTTGATTTTCTGGCATTCGTCATTAATTGCATCTCAAGCCTTACATCACAAGGCTGGCAGGCTGAACACAGCTCTATCGGCAGGTTGGCATATAGCCTCTGGCACGCTAAGTGCAATAGTAGGTTAACGTTATGACAAGAATAACCCTTTATGACCACGACTCACTTACAACCGGAACGGGTATTGGTCATCGATAAAGATACCGCCCGCTCAGCTTTACTG
The genomic region above belongs to Amphritea japonica ATCC BAA-1530 and contains:
- a CDS encoding ATP-binding protein, producing MSESQNTEWKESWRDEYIKWLCGFANADGGVLIVGRDDRGKDLGINNARELLESIPNKVRDLLGIMVDVNLLEVNNKKLLEIVVEPYPYPVSYKGQYHYRSGSTKQELKGPALDRFLLKKQGLHWDALPLPGLQSSDLDSVVLQAFRQRAINSQRLPEKVLDDSDKLLLERLRLVSGDYLKRAAALLFHPDPEGFVSGAWIKIGYFEHDNTDLRYQDEIHGDLFSQVEQTIETLQRKYFKALISYDGLHRQETYPVPLAGLREALLNTVTHKDYASSIPIQISVYPHKLMIWNPGILPDSWSVDDLMAKHASRPFNPDIANVFFRAGLIESWGRGIERIQQACIEAESSLPEWQLEPQGVWTIFHYSSEYLTEIEGSRIAGPETIQEALQVTTQETTQETTQETTQEILQGALLETIQQTTQEQILALLRRNPELTRKQLAERLDITPDGVKYHLEKLKKSGKLKRTGSTKAGHWEVIK
- a CDS encoding restriction endonuclease subunit S translates to MEEQLVSEGYKKTELGTIPEEWLIKTARDIFIKIQDGTHFSPKIGGNDYLYVTSKNIRPGKLDLSSAEYIDEKQHKSIYKRCDVRKGDILLTKDGANTGNAALNNINDEFSLLSSVAFLRVSKEIYSSQYFLQQIMSPSFQQAVQVAMSGNAITRLTLDKINKLEFLVPSTKEQTAIATALSDVDALITSLEKLIAKKRAIKTAAMQQLLTGKKRLPGFEEDWKTVSMNRDADLKARIGWQALTTTEYLDQGDFYLVTGTDFKGGRVNWSTCHYVDEWRYSQDRNIQLTNGDVLLTKDGTIGKVGYVDKLNGPATLNSGVFVIRPVQNAFNPMYLFYILSSRIFDDFLNRITAGSTITHLYQKDFVTFEFEAPNLEEQNQIAAVFSSMDDELDKLDQRLIKTQNLKQGMMQELLTGRTRLV
- a CDS encoding type I restriction-modification system subunit M, encoding MAIKKTELYSSLWASCDELRGGMDASQYKDYVLTFLFLKYVSDKYQTDPKAMIVVPAGCAFADLVSLKGDKEIGEKLNIALDGIAKENDLPWLANKDNDFNDEERLGKGKEMVDRLSKLIGIFEGLDFGGNSAQGDDLLGDAYEYLMRNFATESGKSKGQFYTPAEVSRILAKVVGITKETAQDQTVYDPTCGSGSLLLKAADEASNGLTIYGQEKDVATTALCRMNMILHNNADAEIAPGGHSTLAEPEYKQDNASLKTFDFAVANPPFSFKAWNTGFLPQEDQFSRFEYGIPPEKNGDYAFLLHILKSLKSTGKGAVILPHGVLFRGNAEADIRRNLIKQGYIKGIIGLPANLFYGTGIPACILVIDKAGARERLTNTDSGIFMVDAGKGFMKDGPKNRLRDQDIHKIVDVFNHQLEQIGYSRMVGFDEIAGNDYNLNIPRYIDSSAAEDLHDLSAHLSGGIPNRDIDALAPYWQVFPTLRNSLFEAERDGYSRALVKATEVKNTILAHPEFKQFAQSSVSLFEQWTIDAKLSDIDGSELPKAIIHRISESLLQAYTAAPLLDRYDMYQIIMNYWVEVMQDDVYVITQDGWNTANDIRQLVVKKGEKLKETPDLIVNKAKYKAAVIPPALIIQRFFSEQQSAIDALKASLDAATQELETYVEEHGVEGGLLEEAINDSGKVNKASVTARLKHAIETDEVTALKRVKTLLETEAEYKRAVKTAQEALDKITLEKYPQLTEAEIKTLIVEDKWLATLRATVIAEIERVTQQLANRVKTLEERYAEPLSALSQDVEVLSGKVDEHLKMMGLQW
- the gltX gene encoding glutamate--tRNA ligase, whose translation is MTVRTRIAPSPTGDPHVGTAYIALFNMAFARQHGGEFILRIEDTDQTRSTVESEQAIFDSLRWLGLEWAEGPDKPGPFGPYRQSERSDIYKTHTQMLLDGGKAFKCYRTSEELDQLRNQRREQGLQSALKESDLALPADEVAKREAADEPYVVRMKVPEEGVCVFDDMLRGSIEVEWSQVDCQILMKSDGMPTYHLANVVDDHLMEITHVLRGEEWINSAPKHQLLYSYFGWDMPQLCHMPLLRNPDKSKLSKRKNPTSIIYYQRMGYMAEALINYLARMGWSMPDEREKFSLAEMVEHFDINRVSLGGPIFDQEKLSWLNGLWIREELSDEQFAAEFQKWALNPEYLMQIIPLIKQRVEKFTDVAPVSSFLLSGMLPITTESFEHKKLQLEDTRRILQFASWMLDTEQNWEKDHLFAQFKVLGEAMDYKIRDVLFPIFVAIAGTSQSVSVVDSMQILGPDMSRARVRHALNTVGGPSKKEAKRWEKEYRDVAKALSEA